A region of Toxorhynchites rutilus septentrionalis strain SRP chromosome 1, ASM2978413v1, whole genome shotgun sequence DNA encodes the following proteins:
- the LOC129773659 gene encoding ELAV-like protein 2 isoform X1: MMANGLETVQQNGRSGSIGSGQEDSKTNLIVNYLPQTMTQEEVKSLFSSIGDVESCKLIRDKVTGQSLGYGFVNYHRPEDADKAINTFNGLRLQNKTIKVSFARPSSDAIKGANLYVSGLSKSMTQQDLEALFQPYGQIITSRILCDNITGLSKGVGFIRFDQRSEAERAIQQLNGTTPKGASEPITVKFANNPSNNINKAIPPLAAYLTPTPNLRRFPPGPIHPLGGRFSLPSNFSRYSPLTGDLGTSVLSANAINGSGWCIFVYNLAPETEENVLWQLFGPFGAVQSVKVIKDLQTNKCKGFGFVTMTNYDEAVVAVQSLNGYTLGNRVLQVSFKTNNTKSKTN, translated from the exons ATGATGGCAAACGGTTTGGAGACAGTGCAACAGAACGGACGCTCCGGCTCGATCGGTAGCGGCCAGGAAGACAGCAAGACGAACCTGATCGTCAATTATCTGCCACAGACGATGACCCAGGAGGAGGTCAAGTCGCTCTTCTCCAGCATCGGCGACGTCGAGAGCTGCAAGCTCATTAGGGATAAAGTTACCG GACAAAGTCTCGGGTATGGCTTCGTCAACTACCATCGTCCGGAGGACGCAGACAAAGCAATAAACACATTTAACGGGTTAAGACTACAGAACAAGACGATCAAAGTGTCGTTCGCACGTCCCAGCTCAGACGCCATCAAGGGCGCCAATCTGTACGTGTCCGGGCTGTCCAAGAGCATGACCCAGCAGGATCTGGAGGCGCTTTTCCAGCCATACGGACAGATCATCACGTCGCGCATCCTGTGCGACAACATTACCGGCCTATCGAAGGGCGTTGGCTTCATACGGTTCGACCAGCGGTCGGAGGCCGAGCGGGCCATCCAGCAGCTGAACGGTACCACTCCGAAGGGTGCCTCCGAACCGATCACGGTGAAGTTCGCCAACAATCCAAGCAATAACATCAACAAGGCAATTCCTCCGCTCGCTGCGTACCTTACGCCAACGCCAAACCTGCGACGATTCCCACCCGGGCCGATCCACCCGCTAGGCGGACGTTTCAG CCTTCCCTCTAATTTCAGTCGCTACTCGCCGTTGACCGGTGACCTGGGAACCTCGGTCCTGTCCGCCAACGCGATCAACGGATCCGGCTGGTGTATCTTCGTGTACAACCTGGCCCCGGAGACGGAGGAGAACGTACTGTGGCAACTGTTCGGACCATTCGGCGCCGTGCAGAGCGTCAAGGTGATCAAGGACCTGCAGACGAACAAGTGCAAAGGGTTCGGTTTCGTCACGATGACCAACTACGACGAAGCGGTGGTTGCCGTCCAGTCCCTCAACGGCTACACCCTCGGCAACCGGGTGCTGCAGGTCAGCTTCAAGACGAACAACACCAAGTCGAAAACTAattaa
- the LOC129773659 gene encoding ELAV-like protein 2 isoform X2, with protein MMANGLETVQQNGRSGSIGSGQEDSKTNLIVNYLPQTMTQEEVKSLFSSIGDVESCKLIRDKVTGQSLGYGFVNYHRPEDADKAINTFNGLRLQNKTIKVSFARPSSDAIKGANLYVSGLSKSMTQQDLEALFQPYGQIITSRILCDNITGLSKGVGFIRFDQRSEAERAIQQLNGTTPKGASEPITVKFANNPSNNINKAIPPLAAYLTPTPNLRRFPPGPIHPLGGRFSRYSPLTGDLGTSVLSANAINGSGWCIFVYNLAPETEENVLWQLFGPFGAVQSVKVIKDLQTNKCKGFGFVTMTNYDEAVVAVQSLNGYTLGNRVLQVSFKTNNTKSKTN; from the exons ATGATGGCAAACGGTTTGGAGACAGTGCAACAGAACGGACGCTCCGGCTCGATCGGTAGCGGCCAGGAAGACAGCAAGACGAACCTGATCGTCAATTATCTGCCACAGACGATGACCCAGGAGGAGGTCAAGTCGCTCTTCTCCAGCATCGGCGACGTCGAGAGCTGCAAGCTCATTAGGGATAAAGTTACCG GACAAAGTCTCGGGTATGGCTTCGTCAACTACCATCGTCCGGAGGACGCAGACAAAGCAATAAACACATTTAACGGGTTAAGACTACAGAACAAGACGATCAAAGTGTCGTTCGCACGTCCCAGCTCAGACGCCATCAAGGGCGCCAATCTGTACGTGTCCGGGCTGTCCAAGAGCATGACCCAGCAGGATCTGGAGGCGCTTTTCCAGCCATACGGACAGATCATCACGTCGCGCATCCTGTGCGACAACATTACCGGCCTATCGAAGGGCGTTGGCTTCATACGGTTCGACCAGCGGTCGGAGGCCGAGCGGGCCATCCAGCAGCTGAACGGTACCACTCCGAAGGGTGCCTCCGAACCGATCACGGTGAAGTTCGCCAACAATCCAAGCAATAACATCAACAAGGCAATTCCTCCGCTCGCTGCGTACCTTACGCCAACGCCAAACCTGCGACGATTCCCACCCGGGCCGATCCACCCGCTAGGCGGACGTTTCAG TCGCTACTCGCCGTTGACCGGTGACCTGGGAACCTCGGTCCTGTCCGCCAACGCGATCAACGGATCCGGCTGGTGTATCTTCGTGTACAACCTGGCCCCGGAGACGGAGGAGAACGTACTGTGGCAACTGTTCGGACCATTCGGCGCCGTGCAGAGCGTCAAGGTGATCAAGGACCTGCAGACGAACAAGTGCAAAGGGTTCGGTTTCGTCACGATGACCAACTACGACGAAGCGGTGGTTGCCGTCCAGTCCCTCAACGGCTACACCCTCGGCAACCGGGTGCTGCAGGTCAGCTTCAAGACGAACAACACCAAGTCGAAAACTAattaa